A portion of the Homalodisca vitripennis isolate AUS2020 chromosome 2, UT_GWSS_2.1, whole genome shotgun sequence genome contains these proteins:
- the LOC124353495 gene encoding putative inorganic phosphate cotransporter isoform X1, producing the protein MAIAAAAIPPTSRGLCVPQRYVLAFMGFLAIANGYIQRFCLSLAITEMVVPHDREDHDADDMVDLSSCPYQSVNSSITDAIIHTSTQFDWSERTQGVILSAVFWGYVLTQLPGGLLAERLGGKHVLGVGLLVSTLGTLLTPEVANLGPYWLVAVRFCIGLGQGVMYPSLNVMLAQWAPPQERGRLGAAIFAGAQIGNVVSMAVGGLLMRYTEGGWVNVFYVFGAIGLVWLALWEILCYSEPESHPFISDEEKQFLMTQSVGQLKRRKDLPPTPWRYIFTSVPLWGLIIAQIGHDWGLFTIITDLPKYMKSVMHFSIAQNGILSAAPYLAMWIFAVICGGLVDFLVSRKIPITTVRKIFISIAASGPAFGILAATYSGCDKVLVSMFFTIGMGLMGAFVPSLKVNALDLSPNYAGTLMALVGGIGAISGIITPYLVGLLTPNSTLLEWRLVFWIAVIVLVSTNVVYLLVGSAEVQEWNDPLALEDGRKPSIIPRKPSHQEKFSPNGLESGAVAT; encoded by the exons GACTATGTGTGCCGCAGAGGTATGTGTTGGCCTTCATGGGGTTCCTCGCCATCGCCAACGGCTACATCCAGAGGTTCTGCCTGAGTCTCGCCATCACGGAGATGGTTGTCCCCCACGACAGGGAGGATCACGATGCAGATGATATGGTAGACTTGTCGTCCTGCCCCTACCAGTCCGTCAACTCCTCCATCACCGACGCCATCATCCATACC TCGACACAATTCGACTGGTCGGAGCGGACCCAGGGTGTCATCCTGAGTGCGGTGTTCTGGGGCTACGTCCTGACCCAACTGCCGGGAGGTCTGCTTGCCGAGAGGTTGGGCGGAAAGCACGTGTTGGGAGTTGGGCTGCTGGTATCGACGTTGGGCACTCTGCTCACCCCGGAGGTCGCCAACCTGGGACCTTACTGGCTGGTAGCTGTTCGCTTCTGTATAGGGTTAGGCCAG GGTGTGATGTACCCGTCCCTGAACGTGATGTTGGCCCAGTGGGCGCCTCCCCAGGAGAGAGGGAGGCTGGGGGCTGCCATCTTCGCTG GAGCCCAGATCGGGAACGTGGTCTCGATGGCGGTGGGCGGTCTACTGATGCGATACACGGAGGGTGGTTGGGTCAACGTCTTCTATGTCTTCGGCGCTATAGGACTCGTCTGGCTCGCGTTATGGGAGATTCTGTGCTACAGTGAGCCTGAGAGCCATCCGTTCATCAGCGACGAGGAGAAGCAATTCCTCATGACTCAGTCGGTGGGGCAACTCAAGAGGCGAAAG GATCTGCCGCCTACACCTTGGCGTTACATCTTCACATCGGTACCGCTCTGGGGTCTCATCATCGCTCAGATCGGACACGACTGGGGTCTCTTCACCATCATCACCGATCTGCCCAAGTACATGAAGAGTGTCATGCACTTCTCCATCGCtcag AACGGTATCCTGTCAGCCGCTCCATACCTGGCCATGTGGATATTTGCTGTTATCTGTGGAGGACTTGTTGACTTCTTGGTCTCCAGAAAAATTCCAATCACGACTGTCCGCAAGATCTTCATTTCGATAG CCGCCTCTGGTCCAGCCTTTGGTATCCTAGCCGCCACGTACTCCGGCTGTGACAAGGTCCTGGTTTCGATGTTCTTCACGATCGGCATGGGTCTGATGGGTGCCTTTGTGCCCAGTCTGAAGGTGAACGCCCTTGACCTCAGCCCCAACTACGCCGGTACTCTCATGGCTCTTGTTGGAGGTATAGGAGCGATCTCCGGTATCATCACTCCCTACTTGGTCGGCCTTCTAACACCAAAC AGCACCTTGCTGGAGTGGCGACTTGTCTTCTGGATCGCCGTGATCGTGCTGGTGTCGACAAACGTGGTCTATCTCCTGGTAGGATCCGCAGAGGTCCAGGAATGGAACGACCCCTTGGCTCTGGAGGACGGCAGGAAGCCGAGTATCATCCCCAGGAAGCCCAGCCACCAGGAGAAGTTCTCCCCCAACGGACTGGAGTCTGGAGCCGTGGCCACGTGA
- the LOC124353495 gene encoding putative inorganic phosphate cotransporter isoform X2 has translation MAIIAQGLCVPQRYVLAFMGFLAIANGYIQRFCLSLAITEMVVPHDREDHDADDMVDLSSCPYQSVNSSITDAIIHTSTQFDWSERTQGVILSAVFWGYVLTQLPGGLLAERLGGKHVLGVGLLVSTLGTLLTPEVANLGPYWLVAVRFCIGLGQGVMYPSLNVMLAQWAPPQERGRLGAAIFAGAQIGNVVSMAVGGLLMRYTEGGWVNVFYVFGAIGLVWLALWEILCYSEPESHPFISDEEKQFLMTQSVGQLKRRKDLPPTPWRYIFTSVPLWGLIIAQIGHDWGLFTIITDLPKYMKSVMHFSIAQNGILSAAPYLAMWIFAVICGGLVDFLVSRKIPITTVRKIFISIAASGPAFGILAATYSGCDKVLVSMFFTIGMGLMGAFVPSLKVNALDLSPNYAGTLMALVGGIGAISGIITPYLVGLLTPNSTLLEWRLVFWIAVIVLVSTNVVYLLVGSAEVQEWNDPLALEDGRKPSIIPRKPSHQEKFSPNGLESGAVAT, from the exons ATGGCTATAATAGCGCAAg GACTATGTGTGCCGCAGAGGTATGTGTTGGCCTTCATGGGGTTCCTCGCCATCGCCAACGGCTACATCCAGAGGTTCTGCCTGAGTCTCGCCATCACGGAGATGGTTGTCCCCCACGACAGGGAGGATCACGATGCAGATGATATGGTAGACTTGTCGTCCTGCCCCTACCAGTCCGTCAACTCCTCCATCACCGACGCCATCATCCATACC TCGACACAATTCGACTGGTCGGAGCGGACCCAGGGTGTCATCCTGAGTGCGGTGTTCTGGGGCTACGTCCTGACCCAACTGCCGGGAGGTCTGCTTGCCGAGAGGTTGGGCGGAAAGCACGTGTTGGGAGTTGGGCTGCTGGTATCGACGTTGGGCACTCTGCTCACCCCGGAGGTCGCCAACCTGGGACCTTACTGGCTGGTAGCTGTTCGCTTCTGTATAGGGTTAGGCCAG GGTGTGATGTACCCGTCCCTGAACGTGATGTTGGCCCAGTGGGCGCCTCCCCAGGAGAGAGGGAGGCTGGGGGCTGCCATCTTCGCTG GAGCCCAGATCGGGAACGTGGTCTCGATGGCGGTGGGCGGTCTACTGATGCGATACACGGAGGGTGGTTGGGTCAACGTCTTCTATGTCTTCGGCGCTATAGGACTCGTCTGGCTCGCGTTATGGGAGATTCTGTGCTACAGTGAGCCTGAGAGCCATCCGTTCATCAGCGACGAGGAGAAGCAATTCCTCATGACTCAGTCGGTGGGGCAACTCAAGAGGCGAAAG GATCTGCCGCCTACACCTTGGCGTTACATCTTCACATCGGTACCGCTCTGGGGTCTCATCATCGCTCAGATCGGACACGACTGGGGTCTCTTCACCATCATCACCGATCTGCCCAAGTACATGAAGAGTGTCATGCACTTCTCCATCGCtcag AACGGTATCCTGTCAGCCGCTCCATACCTGGCCATGTGGATATTTGCTGTTATCTGTGGAGGACTTGTTGACTTCTTGGTCTCCAGAAAAATTCCAATCACGACTGTCCGCAAGATCTTCATTTCGATAG CCGCCTCTGGTCCAGCCTTTGGTATCCTAGCCGCCACGTACTCCGGCTGTGACAAGGTCCTGGTTTCGATGTTCTTCACGATCGGCATGGGTCTGATGGGTGCCTTTGTGCCCAGTCTGAAGGTGAACGCCCTTGACCTCAGCCCCAACTACGCCGGTACTCTCATGGCTCTTGTTGGAGGTATAGGAGCGATCTCCGGTATCATCACTCCCTACTTGGTCGGCCTTCTAACACCAAAC AGCACCTTGCTGGAGTGGCGACTTGTCTTCTGGATCGCCGTGATCGTGCTGGTGTCGACAAACGTGGTCTATCTCCTGGTAGGATCCGCAGAGGTCCAGGAATGGAACGACCCCTTGGCTCTGGAGGACGGCAGGAAGCCGAGTATCATCCCCAGGAAGCCCAGCCACCAGGAGAAGTTCTCCCCCAACGGACTGGAGTCTGGAGCCGTGGCCACGTGA
- the LOC124353495 gene encoding putative inorganic phosphate cotransporter isoform X3, whose product MGFLAIANGYIQRFCLSLAITEMVVPHDREDHDADDMVDLSSCPYQSVNSSITDAIIHTSTQFDWSERTQGVILSAVFWGYVLTQLPGGLLAERLGGKHVLGVGLLVSTLGTLLTPEVANLGPYWLVAVRFCIGLGQGVMYPSLNVMLAQWAPPQERGRLGAAIFAGAQIGNVVSMAVGGLLMRYTEGGWVNVFYVFGAIGLVWLALWEILCYSEPESHPFISDEEKQFLMTQSVGQLKRRKDLPPTPWRYIFTSVPLWGLIIAQIGHDWGLFTIITDLPKYMKSVMHFSIAQNGILSAAPYLAMWIFAVICGGLVDFLVSRKIPITTVRKIFISIAASGPAFGILAATYSGCDKVLVSMFFTIGMGLMGAFVPSLKVNALDLSPNYAGTLMALVGGIGAISGIITPYLVGLLTPNSTLLEWRLVFWIAVIVLVSTNVVYLLVGSAEVQEWNDPLALEDGRKPSIIPRKPSHQEKFSPNGLESGAVAT is encoded by the exons ATGGGGTTCCTCGCCATCGCCAACGGCTACATCCAGAGGTTCTGCCTGAGTCTCGCCATCACGGAGATGGTTGTCCCCCACGACAGGGAGGATCACGATGCAGATGATATGGTAGACTTGTCGTCCTGCCCCTACCAGTCCGTCAACTCCTCCATCACCGACGCCATCATCCATACC TCGACACAATTCGACTGGTCGGAGCGGACCCAGGGTGTCATCCTGAGTGCGGTGTTCTGGGGCTACGTCCTGACCCAACTGCCGGGAGGTCTGCTTGCCGAGAGGTTGGGCGGAAAGCACGTGTTGGGAGTTGGGCTGCTGGTATCGACGTTGGGCACTCTGCTCACCCCGGAGGTCGCCAACCTGGGACCTTACTGGCTGGTAGCTGTTCGCTTCTGTATAGGGTTAGGCCAG GGTGTGATGTACCCGTCCCTGAACGTGATGTTGGCCCAGTGGGCGCCTCCCCAGGAGAGAGGGAGGCTGGGGGCTGCCATCTTCGCTG GAGCCCAGATCGGGAACGTGGTCTCGATGGCGGTGGGCGGTCTACTGATGCGATACACGGAGGGTGGTTGGGTCAACGTCTTCTATGTCTTCGGCGCTATAGGACTCGTCTGGCTCGCGTTATGGGAGATTCTGTGCTACAGTGAGCCTGAGAGCCATCCGTTCATCAGCGACGAGGAGAAGCAATTCCTCATGACTCAGTCGGTGGGGCAACTCAAGAGGCGAAAG GATCTGCCGCCTACACCTTGGCGTTACATCTTCACATCGGTACCGCTCTGGGGTCTCATCATCGCTCAGATCGGACACGACTGGGGTCTCTTCACCATCATCACCGATCTGCCCAAGTACATGAAGAGTGTCATGCACTTCTCCATCGCtcag AACGGTATCCTGTCAGCCGCTCCATACCTGGCCATGTGGATATTTGCTGTTATCTGTGGAGGACTTGTTGACTTCTTGGTCTCCAGAAAAATTCCAATCACGACTGTCCGCAAGATCTTCATTTCGATAG CCGCCTCTGGTCCAGCCTTTGGTATCCTAGCCGCCACGTACTCCGGCTGTGACAAGGTCCTGGTTTCGATGTTCTTCACGATCGGCATGGGTCTGATGGGTGCCTTTGTGCCCAGTCTGAAGGTGAACGCCCTTGACCTCAGCCCCAACTACGCCGGTACTCTCATGGCTCTTGTTGGAGGTATAGGAGCGATCTCCGGTATCATCACTCCCTACTTGGTCGGCCTTCTAACACCAAAC AGCACCTTGCTGGAGTGGCGACTTGTCTTCTGGATCGCCGTGATCGTGCTGGTGTCGACAAACGTGGTCTATCTCCTGGTAGGATCCGCAGAGGTCCAGGAATGGAACGACCCCTTGGCTCTGGAGGACGGCAGGAAGCCGAGTATCATCCCCAGGAAGCCCAGCCACCAGGAGAAGTTCTCCCCCAACGGACTGGAGTCTGGAGCCGTGGCCACGTGA